Sequence from the Bremerella volcania genome:
GCGACTTGAGGATGTGATAACTCAGCCAGGGTGTCGCCGTGAACGCGACGACCATCGACGCCAGCATGGCCACCGGCACGTTCAGCGCCATCGGCCGCATGTACGGCCCCATCATTCCGGTAATGAAGAACAACGGCAGGAACGAAACGATCACGGCGAGCGTCGCCAGGATGATCGGCGGACGCACTTCGTTGACCGCCGTGAAGACGGCTCGTCGAGGCTGCTCCAGTCGCTTGCGGAAATGCCGAAAGATGTTCTCCACGTCGACGATGGGATCATCGACGACTAACCCTAGTGACAGAATTAGGGCGAACAGCGTCACGCGGTTGATCGTGTAACCGGCCAGTAGGTTGACCAGCAACGTCAGCCCGAACGTTAGTGGCACCGCAAGGACAACAATGATCGCTTCGCGCCAGCCCAGCGTCAAAGCGATCAGTCCGACGACAATCACGATCGCCATACCCAACTCGCTGACCAGTTCGTTCACTTTGTCATTTGCCGTTTCGCCATAGTTGCGTGTAATCAATACGTGCACGTCGTCGGGCAAGACGTCGCGTTTCAATTCTTCGATCTTGGCTTCCAGGTTGCGGGCAACGGTGACGGCATTCACACCTTTTTGCTTGGCAACCGCCACCGTGACGGCCGGGAATTCACGGTCGCGGCTCGGCTTCTCCCCGTCGTGCGTATCATGTCCTGGGCCGAAGCCGATCTTCGTGTAGGTCTTCGCTTCTTCCGGATCGTCTTCGATTCGGGCGACGTCACTCAGGTAAACCGGGCGGCCCTGATGGGCTACGACGACGAGCTTGCCAATCTCGGTGGCGTTCTCAAGATACGGACCGCTCTCAACAAGCTGCTCACGGTTGTCGCGGACAAAGCTGCCGGACGCCATGTTCACGTTGGCGCCGCGTAGCACGTTCGAGATCTCCAGCGGCGTCACGTTGTGGCCCGCCATCGCTTCGGCGTCCAACCACACAGAAATCTTCCGACGCCGACCGCCGACGATCTCGGTGCGGCCGGTGTTCTTGATGGACTTCAAAGCGATCTCAACTTGCTCGCTAATGCGTCTTAGTTCGTGGTCGTCGTATTTGTCGCTCCACAGCGTCACGTTGACGATCGGCACGTCGTCGATCTCGATCGGTTTGACGACCCAGCCGGTGACACCGGGCGGGACGAGATCCGTGTGCATCGCGATCTTGTTGTACAGCTTGATCAAGCTGTCTTCGCGATCCTGGCCGACGTAGAACCGCACCGTTACGATGGCCATGCCGGGACGCGACATTGAATAGACGTATTCCACACCATCGATTTGATAAAGAAGCCGTTCCAGCCGCGTCGAGACCTGCTTTTCCACTTCCTTGGCGCTGGCACCAGGCATTTGCACGAGAACGTCTGGGTGGTGGCGTTTTACAAGGTGCCGATGTTCGACAACCAGCCAGTCCGAGGAGCGAAACAGCGGCTACAGGGAGTAAGAGGATCAAGCGTGACAGGAACATCAGATCTATCTCTACAAGCGCGCATGGCTATACATTCGTCCTTTGTGAAATAATCGACACGACCGTCACAGCCGATTGAATAACTTCGATTCAGCCGTCAAACTCGTGTCAAACTTTAGCGATCACAACGATTATGGCGCACGTAGCCCTCAGAACTCCTCAGTCGGAAGAGCCACGCCGCCGAGTTGAGCGTGACTGCGGCGATGACGGCCATCGGCGTGAATCGAATGGCTGACCAATACGCGATGGCGAAAATCACCAGTGGCAGCGAGGCTCCACAGCGGTGCGAAATGCCAGTTTTGGCCGAGACGACAGCGCGGTCTCAGGCATAGTGGATTCCGCCATTTTAGATTACGTTTCCACGCGATTTAAGACCCATCCCACTGGCCGTCATAATAACGGCCCTTTGCCTTTGCGAGTGCCTTTTCCTCGTAGCAAGGATGTTGGACACAGCGAATCCGTTGAAGTTGAAACCAACGACCTGCGTCGGACGGAAACACGATGATCGAAATCCTCGTCGAGCGACCTGCGGATACCATAGGAGATTTTGATGGTTAGCATCCGATTTCGACACAGCAGCTTTCAGTGTCCCTAACCAACGAAGGAGTGATCCAAATGGGGAATCCATCAAACAGTTGTGTCGCGGTATTCAAGAGTCATGTTGAGGCGGACGAAGCGGTCAAGCACCTTCAGCAAGCGGGCTTCGATATGAAAAAGCTTTCCGTGGTCGGCCAGGAGTATCACACGGATGAGCACGTCGTCGGCTACTACAATGCCGGTGATCGGATGAAATACTGGGGCAAGCTGGGTGCGTTTTGGGGTGGGCTTTGGGGGTTCTTGTTCGGAGCAGCGTTCTTTTGGGTTCCCGGTATCGGCCCCATCGCCGTCGCGGGGCCGTTGGCCAGTTGGATCGTCGGGGCACTGGAAGGGGCCGTGGTCACCGGCGGACTGACCGCCTTGGGCGCGGGGTTGTTCAGCATCGGCATCCCCAAAGACAGCATTATCAAATACGAAACGGCGCTCAAAGCAGGCAAATTCATGCTGGTCGCGCACGGCACGGCTAACGAGGTGGCCCAGGCCAAAGAACTGCTCGGCTCGACTCAGGCCGAGGAAGTCGACGAACACGCGCCGCGTAGCTAGCAAGAGCAATGCGTAGCGCATTTCCCAATTTGCAGAAGGAGTAAGGACGATGGCTAAGTTGAACAGTGTTACGTTAGTCCTGGCGATTCTCGCGCTGCTGCTCGGTGGTGTCGCGTATTGGCGGTCCGGCGGAAAGCAGGACGTGGCGCAGGTCGACGAGCAAGTGAAGCAGGATATCGATACTCTTCGAGAGAAGCAGCAGGCATTGGAAACTCACGCCGCGGATTCAATACGAGCCGGTTACAAACGCAGCCAGGCGGCATTGAAACGCGCTCGCCAGCGGTTGGGCGAGTTGGAAACCGCGGCAGCCGAAGGTATCAAGGCCGAAGTCGAGCAGGCGAAGAAGGACTTGGACACACTCGAAAGAGATACGGCGGACGGTGCGAAGGCGATTGAGAAATCAGTCGTGGACAAGGCCCGCGAAGCCGAACAAGCGGTGACCAGTCGTGTGCATCGGCTCGAGGCTCGAGTCGATGTCATTGAGGCCCGGCACGAGATCAGCCGCGCAAAAGCGAATGCAGACAGCCAGGAGTTTGATAAGGCCGAGCAACAGTTCCACGAAGCGATTTCCCACATCAAGGGAGCGAAGGAGAAAATGGCTGACGGCACCGCCCTCGACGCCCAAATTGACGCAGCGCGCAGCTCACTCGTTGATGCAGCCAAAGCGGTGGAAGCCAAAGCGGTGGAAGCCAAAGCGGTGGAAGCCAAGGCTGAACAAGCCGGCAACAAAATTGAGAAAGCAGAAAGCGATGCTCGGGCACTTGTTAAATCGCTGGTAGGCGACGATCATCCACCGGAGATCAGTGCCGCCAAGTGACACCAAACTAACCCTTCCCACGACGCGGAGACTGTCATGCGTGACCGCAGTGTTTGCATCGCCATTGTCGAGGACCACCGGCAGGTTCAATCAGTGCTGGATTCGTTGCTCGATGCCGGGTTTGACGCCTCTCACATCTCAGTAATTGGCAAAGACCACCCGGAGGACAGGCACGTTCACGGCTACTTGACCACTGGCGAGCAAATGGGGTTCTGGGGCGGGCAAGGCGCCGTTTGGGGTGGGATTATGGGCGCGCTGGCTGGGGCCGGCTTCCTGTTTGTGCCGGGGATCGGGCCGCTGATGCTTGGAGGCCCGTTGTTGAGCATGATCGTGGGCGGCCTCGAAGGTTCCGTCGGATTGGCCGGCATCGAAGCCGTGTTTGCTGGCCTGCTGCATCTGGCATTTTCCAAAGAGCACCTGGCGACTTACGAGAAGGAGTTGAAGGCCGGCAAGTCGCTCGTGCTTGTGCATGGCAACTCCGGCGAGGTGATCCGGGCCAAGGATGTGCTGACCGACGCCGGGATCGGAGTTATCGCTGTCCACGCGCAATGAATCTCGTTGAAAATGTCAAAGGGAAGGAAGACCGATGCGGATCAAGCCAACCCACGGGGTGATTGTCGCTGTGGCGGTGCTCATCGGAGTCGGTCTGTTCTTCATCCCCGATCGAATGGCCGACGACGACGAGCTCCGGGAGCAAGTGGTCGAGACGCTCCGAGCGATTGTCGATGTAGATACTGGCAAGATTGAGGTTTCGGTCGAAGACGGCGTCGTGACACTCAGCGGACCCGTTTCAGAACACGAAGCGCGACGTATTGTCATCGAGGAAGTGAAGAAGATTGACGGCGTGGAGCAAGTCATCGACGAGATTGTTGTGGACGTACCATCCTACCAAAATGACGAAGCGAGTCCCGATGCCACGCAGTGACCGGGATGCGTGCTTTCAAAGCGAGGTGTTCTTCAGATGAACTCGAATCATAAACATGACCATGCGCACCATGAGCGCAACAAGAAGCATCAGAAAGCAGCCAGAGGATTGCACAAGGATTGGCGAACGTGGACCGTCGTGCTGCTGATGCTACTGGGCATGGCCGTCTATTTGTTGACAATGGACGAGTCGCTGGGGCCCGCGACCGGCCCCGAACCGTCAGACGTGGAAGCTCCGGCCGAATAACCAAAGCAAACCGTAAAGGGAATTTATCATGTACAAAGAAATCGACATCACCATCGTCGGCAAGGTCATGGAAGTCGATGTGACCGGCAAGTTGACCAAGGAAGACTACGGACAGTTGGTGCCGGCGACGGACAAGCTGATCAAGGAGCACGGCAAGATCCGAATCCTGTTCGTAATGCACGATTTCCATGGCTGGTCGGCAGGCGCCATGTGGGAAGATACCAAGTTTGGTCTAAAGCACTTCACCCACATCGAACGTCTGGGAATCGTCGGCGAGACGAAGTGGGAACACGGCATGGCCGTTTTCTGCCGTCCCTTCACGATGGCGAAAATGCACTACTTCGACGCTTCAAAGATCGACGAGGCCCGCAAATGGATCACCGAGGATTGAATCACTGAAAGAATCGTACCCTCGAACTTACGCTCACAAACCCGCACGCCGGAAGGCCTGCAAATTGAAAGGATCCGACATGGACAAGCAAGAACTTATCGATCGATTGAATGAAGATTTGGCTGGCGAGTTGAGCGCCATCATTCAGTACATTACCTATGCGGCCAAAGCCACCGGTCCCTATCGCCCGC
This genomic interval carries:
- a CDS encoding general stress protein yields the protein MGNPSNSCVAVFKSHVEADEAVKHLQQAGFDMKKLSVVGQEYHTDEHVVGYYNAGDRMKYWGKLGAFWGGLWGFLFGAAFFWVPGIGPIAVAGPLASWIVGALEGAVVTGGLTALGAGLFSIGIPKDSIIKYETALKAGKFMLVAHGTANEVAQAKELLGSTQAEEVDEHAPRS
- a CDS encoding SpoIIAA family protein → MYKEIDITIVGKVMEVDVTGKLTKEDYGQLVPATDKLIKEHGKIRILFVMHDFHGWSAGAMWEDTKFGLKHFTHIERLGIVGETKWEHGMAVFCRPFTMAKMHYFDASKIDEARKWITED
- a CDS encoding BON domain-containing protein, producing the protein MRIKPTHGVIVAVAVLIGVGLFFIPDRMADDDELREQVVETLRAIVDVDTGKIEVSVEDGVVTLSGPVSEHEARRIVIEEVKKIDGVEQVIDEIVVDVPSYQNDEASPDATQ
- a CDS encoding general stress protein translates to MRDRSVCIAIVEDHRQVQSVLDSLLDAGFDASHISVIGKDHPEDRHVHGYLTTGEQMGFWGGQGAVWGGIMGALAGAGFLFVPGIGPLMLGGPLLSMIVGGLEGSVGLAGIEAVFAGLLHLAFSKEHLATYEKELKAGKSLVLVHGNSGEVIRAKDVLTDAGIGVIAVHAQ